The following coding sequences are from one Prochlorococcus sp. MIT 0604 window:
- a CDS encoding phytoene synthase, translating into MKNSISQLDQAYEICRKETQQWAKTFYLGTLLLPHEKRKAIWAIYVWCRRTDEIMDSVEASTKSQDELSDNLDEWEENTKNVFKGNIKSELDSVLLDTIEKYPQSIQPYLDMIEGQRMDLNKFRYKNFDELKLYCYRVAGTVGLMTQNVMGIDSAYTSAPWSALPDPSEAAVALGIANQLTNILRDVGEDRHRGRIYLPQEDIEKFNYSEEELLKGKINKQWKALMNFQLIRAREWFHKSEDGIKWLSSDARWPVWTSLRLYRGILDSIERLDYDVFNNRAFVKNSVKAIEIPISFLISRIK; encoded by the coding sequence TTGAAAAATTCTATTTCTCAACTAGATCAAGCATATGAGATATGCCGAAAAGAAACTCAACAATGGGCTAAAACCTTTTATTTGGGAACTCTTCTATTACCTCACGAAAAGAGAAAAGCTATTTGGGCTATCTATGTATGGTGTAGAAGAACTGATGAAATAATGGATAGCGTAGAAGCCTCAACTAAATCTCAAGATGAGCTTTCAGATAATCTAGATGAATGGGAAGAAAATACTAAAAACGTATTTAAAGGGAATATTAAATCTGAATTAGATTCAGTTTTATTAGATACCATCGAGAAATATCCACAAAGTATTCAACCTTACCTAGACATGATAGAGGGCCAGAGAATGGATCTGAATAAATTTAGATACAAGAATTTTGATGAATTAAAACTTTATTGTTATAGAGTCGCAGGGACTGTTGGTTTAATGACTCAGAATGTTATGGGGATTGATAGCGCTTATACATCAGCCCCTTGGAGTGCTTTACCTGACCCTTCTGAAGCAGCAGTAGCTTTAGGTATCGCAAATCAATTAACAAACATTTTAAGGGATGTGGGAGAAGATAGACACAGAGGAAGAATTTATCTCCCACAAGAGGATATTGAAAAATTTAATTATTCTGAAGAAGAACTTCTAAAAGGAAAAATAAATAAGCAGTGGAAAGCACTGATGAACTTTCAATTAATAAGGGCTCGTGAATGGTTCCATAAGTCTGAGGATGGTATTAAGTGGCTATCTTCTGACGCGAGATGGCCAGTATGGACATCCTTACGTCTTTACAGAGGAATATTAGATTCTATTGAAAGGTTAGACTATGATGTTTTTAATAACAGGGCTTTTGTAAAAAATTCAGTAAAAGCTATCGAGATTCCAATATCTTTTTTAATTTCTCGAATTAAATAA
- a CDS encoding Ycf34 family protein, giving the protein MCICINCKWVDRCITYHDVEDNHGVDHICDLPDFKAKKPFIHVNIVQDNNGDYKTDWDVQSCESFANEFGKWSKCNPGMELPV; this is encoded by the coding sequence ATGTGCATTTGCATCAACTGTAAATGGGTTGATAGATGTATCACATATCATGATGTTGAAGATAATCATGGTGTTGATCATATTTGTGATCTACCTGATTTTAAAGCAAAAAAACCATTCATTCATGTCAATATAGTTCAAGATAATAATGGTGATTATAAAACTGATTGGGATGTTCAATCTTGTGAGAGTTTTGCAAACGAATTTGGTAAATGGTCTAAGTGTAATCCAGGAATGGAATTACCTGTTTAA
- a CDS encoding RNA-binding protein, with protein sequence MSIRIYIGNLPQGFNPKEFDTLLKSVSDSIRFKAVLDKETKECRGFGFATTNNEDNANLLIQKLNGFEFNGSKLRVELSEKKDSASNKKNSGKLNKNKKRKDFKKIVHSDAPNLEAPDPRWAGELSKLKDLLANQKTPA encoded by the coding sequence ATGAGTATTCGCATTTACATTGGCAACTTACCTCAAGGATTTAATCCGAAAGAATTTGATACACTCTTAAAGTCAGTTTCTGATTCGATTAGATTTAAAGCAGTTCTAGATAAAGAAACTAAGGAATGTAGGGGGTTTGGTTTTGCGACAACTAATAATGAAGATAATGCTAATTTATTAATTCAAAAGTTAAACGGTTTTGAATTTAATGGTTCTAAATTAAGAGTAGAGCTATCAGAAAAGAAAGATTCTGCTTCAAATAAAAAAAATAGTGGAAAATTAAATAAGAATAAGAAGAGGAAAGACTTTAAGAAAATTGTTCACAGTGATGCTCCTAACTTAGAAGCTCCTGATCCAAGATGGGCTGGAGAACTATCTAAATTAAAAGATTTGCTAGCTAATCAAAAAACTCCTGCATAG
- a CDS encoding 1-acyl-sn-glycerol-3-phosphate acyltransferase, with the protein MNNHTIQKIIYELVSKLFVFPIYKFVFKGQLIGRDNIPQKDSFIMVSNHGSLLDPPLLGHALGRNISFMAKAELFKIPLLGFIINACGAYPVKRGIADKNTIKTACKKLSNNNCIGIFIDGTRQKNGRVNKPKQGAALLAFKNQKLLLPVAIVNSHRLIRFKFFIPLFSKIVIKVGKPVHPPQSSSKDDLNFVTMHLQDKINNLIG; encoded by the coding sequence ATGAACAATCATACTATTCAAAAAATAATCTATGAATTAGTTAGTAAGCTTTTTGTATTTCCTATTTATAAATTTGTATTTAAAGGCCAATTAATAGGTAGAGATAATATTCCGCAAAAAGATTCCTTTATCATGGTCTCTAATCATGGTTCTTTACTTGACCCTCCTCTATTAGGACATGCTCTTGGACGTAACATATCTTTTATGGCCAAAGCAGAGCTTTTTAAAATTCCTCTTCTCGGCTTTATTATCAATGCTTGTGGAGCGTATCCTGTAAAAAGAGGTATTGCGGATAAAAATACTATTAAAACAGCATGTAAAAAATTATCAAATAATAATTGTATTGGAATTTTTATTGATGGCACGCGTCAAAAAAATGGTCGAGTGAATAAGCCTAAACAAGGTGCAGCATTATTAGCCTTTAAAAATCAAAAATTATTATTGCCTGTTGCAATAGTTAATTCACATAGGTTAATAAGATTTAAATTCTTTATTCCTTTGTTTTCAAAAATAGTTATTAAAGTGGGAAAACCTGTTCATCCTCCACAAAGTTCATCAAAAGATGATCTGAATTTTGTAACAATGCACCTTCAAGATAAGATTAATAATTTGATTGGATGA
- a CDS encoding beta-ketoacyl-ACP synthase III, protein MEGINFNQIGVSFKGSGSYVPDQILTNEKISQKVDTSNEWIKSRTGISERRISSLGDNVTEMGYKAALAAIEMANWDIKTIDLIVLATSTPHDLFGSAPSIQAKLGAANAVAFDLTAACSGFLFALITASQFLKGGSFKRAIVIGADQLSSFVDWNDRRSCILFGDGSGALAIEATNEYDNLIGFDIRTDGERGSFLNLPSKNNKDSIIDNIDFLSGAFSPIQMNGQEVYKFAVREVPIILEKLFKKMNYNSYEVDWLVLHQANQRILDSVGDRLKIPGEKILSNLEKYGNTSAATIPLVMDEAIRNNRIKQNDIIATSGFGAGLSWGAALIKWG, encoded by the coding sequence TTGGAAGGAATAAATTTTAATCAGATTGGAGTATCATTTAAGGGGAGCGGAAGTTATGTACCTGATCAAATTCTGACTAATGAAAAAATTAGTCAAAAGGTTGATACGAGCAATGAATGGATAAAATCTAGAACGGGCATTTCTGAGAGAAGGATCTCTAGCCTCGGAGATAATGTTACTGAGATGGGTTATAAGGCGGCTCTAGCAGCTATAGAAATGGCTAATTGGGATATTAAAACGATTGATTTGATTGTTTTAGCTACTTCTACTCCGCATGATTTATTTGGATCAGCGCCCTCTATACAAGCTAAATTAGGGGCAGCTAATGCTGTGGCTTTCGATTTAACTGCAGCATGCAGTGGTTTCTTATTTGCCTTAATTACAGCCTCACAATTTTTAAAAGGCGGTAGTTTTAAAAGGGCTATTGTTATAGGGGCAGATCAATTATCAAGCTTTGTTGACTGGAATGATAGAAGAAGTTGCATTCTCTTTGGAGATGGTTCAGGTGCATTAGCAATTGAAGCCACCAATGAATATGATAATTTAATCGGTTTTGATATCAGAACTGACGGAGAAAGAGGCTCTTTTCTCAATCTCCCATCAAAAAATAATAAGGATTCAATAATTGATAACATTGATTTTTTAAGTGGAGCTTTTTCTCCAATTCAGATGAATGGTCAGGAAGTGTATAAATTTGCAGTTAGAGAAGTTCCTATAATTCTTGAAAAGTTGTTCAAAAAAATGAATTATAATTCCTATGAAGTTGATTGGCTTGTATTGCATCAAGCTAATCAAAGAATATTGGATTCTGTAGGAGACAGGTTAAAAATTCCTGGAGAAAAAATTCTTAGCAATTTAGAAAAATATGGTAATACTTCAGCAGCAACAATTCCACTAGTGATGGATGAGGCTATTAGAAATAATAGAATTAAACAAAATGATATTATTGCTACAAGTGGTTTTGGTGCTGGGTTAAGTTGGGGTGCAGCCCTAATTAAATGGGGTTAA
- the radA gene encoding DNA repair protein RadA: MSSKLSTFICQNCGSETTQYFGKCLNCNSWNSIVEEIKSKSSKYQEIKDIKKSKQSIPFNEISSKKISRFTSGFREFDRVLGGGIVPGSVVLLGGEPGIGKSTIVLQSAGKISINEKVLYITAEESLEQVKIRWERLNQNSIDLKIFAETNLSIIIEEIKRVNPSFAIIDSIQAIHNHEMQSSPGSVSQVRACSSELQNLAKDNNIALLIIGHVTKDGALAGPKTLEHLVDTVINFEGDNISSHRLLRSIKNRFGSTFEIGIFEMLEEGLREITNPSSIFTNKENISGVTTTITNEGTRPLAVDIQALVNKTFYSNPRRTTTGISINRLHQILAVIEKHVGIKLSEFDCYIATGGGFEINDPSSDLGVAISILSSLKNIPPLANSSFIGELGLSGQVRKSNNLRTKIEEAVRLGIKNIVVPKLEEELNNNFQNLINIKEISNIKEAVDYSLSD, translated from the coding sequence ATGTCTAGCAAATTATCAACTTTTATTTGTCAGAATTGTGGATCTGAAACTACTCAATACTTTGGTAAATGTCTTAACTGTAATTCATGGAATTCCATTGTTGAAGAAATAAAAAGTAAGAGCTCTAAATATCAAGAAATAAAAGATATAAAAAAAAGTAAACAATCTATACCATTTAATGAGATCTCATCAAAAAAAATATCAAGATTCACAAGTGGTTTTAGGGAATTTGATCGAGTTCTTGGAGGTGGAATAGTACCTGGATCTGTTGTTTTACTGGGAGGAGAACCAGGTATAGGTAAAAGTACAATAGTTCTTCAATCAGCAGGAAAAATATCTATTAATGAGAAAGTTTTATATATAACTGCAGAAGAATCTTTAGAACAAGTAAAAATTAGATGGGAAAGATTAAATCAAAACAGCATTGATTTAAAAATTTTTGCAGAAACTAATTTGTCCATAATTATTGAAGAGATCAAACGTGTCAATCCAAGTTTCGCAATTATTGATAGTATTCAAGCCATCCATAATCATGAAATGCAAAGTTCTCCAGGATCGGTTTCTCAAGTTAGAGCATGTTCATCTGAATTGCAAAATCTTGCCAAAGACAATAATATTGCGCTTCTAATAATTGGTCATGTAACTAAAGATGGTGCTTTAGCGGGCCCTAAAACTCTAGAGCATTTAGTTGACACCGTAATAAACTTTGAAGGAGATAATATTTCCTCACATAGATTACTAAGAAGTATAAAAAATCGATTTGGTTCGACCTTCGAGATTGGAATTTTTGAAATGCTAGAAGAGGGTTTACGAGAGATAACAAACCCAAGTTCAATTTTTACAAATAAAGAAAATATTTCAGGTGTAACAACTACGATTACAAATGAAGGCACTCGACCATTAGCCGTGGATATACAAGCATTGGTAAATAAAACTTTTTACAGTAACCCAAGACGAACTACAACTGGAATAAGCATAAATAGATTGCATCAAATTCTAGCTGTTATTGAAAAACACGTAGGTATAAAATTATCTGAATTTGATTGTTATATAGCTACCGGTGGCGGTTTTGAGATCAATGATCCATCATCTGACTTAGGTGTAGCAATATCAATTTTATCAAGTTTGAAAAATATTCCCCCTTTAGCAAATAGCTCATTTATTGGGGAATTGGGTTTGAGCGGTCAGGTTAGAAAATCGAATAATCTTCGAACAAAGATAGAAGAAGCTGTAAGACTAGGGATCAAAAATATCGTAGTGCCAAAACTAGAGGAAGAACTAAATAATAATTTTCAAAATTTAATAAATATCAAAGAAATATCAAATATCAAAGAAGCAGTTGACTATTCTTTATCAGATTAA
- a CDS encoding CCA tRNA nucleotidyltransferase, with product MKNSFLKDHTLIIDELEKSIKFHNLDFILGFLPKRSYLVGGYIRDIILGRESEKVDVDIVVPLNAIEIGKKIADNTGSKFIILDENREVVRVILNHIYIDITNQICSTIEGDLVSRDFSINSIAFLFDKKILFDPLNGLKDLEISLLRTHSENNLINDPLRILRSFRFVSELNFKVDLKLVEFIKNNKGKLYLVAKERINYEIRRIVHGANALDAVLLIKKLNIFDINNLCEDSFFLDLEKINYAELDQEEKENFLPLFFITQILDVVSLEKLEFSKAVIAKTKLLRKWHFFLKKKNTAQLDELDRFKLHQELEMFLPAFIFYLPQNLQIDWLHRWRDKDDKLFHPSNLVNGDVIKKNLKIKEGPILGELLQYLSKELAYKRLNNFDEAIYKAKRWIEQNAPKCD from the coding sequence ATGAAAAATAGCTTTCTCAAAGATCATACACTAATAATTGATGAATTAGAAAAAAGTATTAAATTTCATAATTTGGATTTTATATTAGGTTTTTTACCTAAAAGATCATATTTGGTTGGTGGTTATATAAGGGATATTATTTTGGGAAGAGAGAGTGAAAAGGTAGATGTTGATATTGTGGTACCTTTAAATGCAATTGAGATTGGGAAAAAGATTGCAGATAATACTGGATCAAAATTTATAATTCTAGATGAAAACAGAGAAGTAGTAAGAGTTATACTTAATCATATTTATATTGATATTACTAATCAGATTTGTTCCACGATCGAGGGCGATCTAGTAAGTAGGGACTTTTCGATAAATTCAATTGCTTTTTTATTTGATAAGAAGATTTTGTTTGATCCATTAAATGGTCTTAAAGATCTAGAGATTTCTTTGCTTAGAACTCATTCTGAAAACAATTTAATAAATGATCCGTTACGAATTTTAAGAAGTTTTCGGTTTGTTTCAGAGTTGAATTTCAAAGTCGATCTAAAATTGGTTGAATTTATAAAAAACAATAAAGGGAAATTATATCTTGTTGCTAAAGAGAGGATTAATTATGAAATACGGAGAATAGTGCATGGAGCAAATGCTCTTGATGCAGTTTTGTTGATAAAAAAACTAAATATATTTGATATTAATAATTTATGTGAAGATTCTTTTTTTTTGGATTTAGAGAAAATTAATTATGCAGAACTGGATCAGGAAGAGAAAGAAAATTTTTTACCATTATTTTTTATTACTCAAATTTTAGATGTTGTTTCTTTAGAGAAACTTGAATTTAGTAAAGCTGTAATTGCAAAAACTAAGTTATTAAGAAAATGGCACTTTTTTTTGAAGAAAAAAAATACCGCTCAGTTAGATGAATTAGATAGATTCAAATTGCATCAAGAATTAGAGATGTTTCTTCCAGCTTTTATTTTTTACTTACCTCAAAACTTACAAATAGATTGGCTTCATAGATGGCGTGACAAAGATGATAAATTATTTCATCCTTCAAACTTAGTTAATGGTGATGTAATTAAAAAAAATTTGAAAATAAAGGAAGGGCCTATCTTAGGCGAGCTTTTACAGTATCTTTCTAAGGAACTTGCATATAAAAGATTGAATAATTTTGATGAAGCTATTTATAAAGCAAAGCGATGGATTGAACAAAATGCGCCAAAATGTGATTAA
- the plsX gene encoding phosphate acyltransferase PlsX, producing the protein MGKETAQKINKSRAIRRLVIWYKRNSAVTSLVDTAASSAATASNVAGNMVSGAGSVVSTASNVASNVAGNVAGNVVSSAESVVNTASSVVSNASSIAKNTLQPLVFDPLKRLQNNDNILDRVEESQSNRIWIAVDGMGGDHAPGPILEGCLEAISRFPINIKFVGNIEKVKDTAEKTGLAELLENEIDNHRLELIDSGEPIGMNEEATAVRKRKNASINVAMDLVRNNKAEAVYSAGNSGAMMASAIFRIGRLKGIDRPAIGALFPTRDQTRPVLVLDVGANTDCKPSYLHQFALLGNIYAKDVLQVKKPRIGLLNIGEEECKGNDLSLKTFELLSSEKSFDFGGNCEGRDVLSGSFDVVVCDGFTGNILLKFLESVGGVLLDILRSELPRGRRGKVGSAFLKSNLLRIKKRLDHAEHGGALLLGVNGICVIGHGSSKSLSVVSALRLAHSAVNHGVMDNLNQLQKLQVLNS; encoded by the coding sequence ATGGGGAAAGAAACAGCGCAAAAAATTAACAAGTCCAGAGCTATTAGAAGATTAGTTATTTGGTATAAAAGAAATTCGGCAGTAACCTCCTTAGTTGATACAGCTGCTAGTTCTGCAGCAACGGCTAGTAATGTTGCGGGTAATATGGTTTCTGGTGCTGGTTCTGTTGTGAGCACAGCTAGTAATGTTGCGAGTAATGTAGCAGGTAATGTTGCTGGTAATGTAGTTTCAAGCGCTGAATCTGTTGTGAATACTGCCAGCAGTGTTGTTTCAAATGCTAGTTCAATAGCAAAAAATACATTACAACCATTAGTTTTTGACCCATTAAAAAGATTACAAAATAACGATAATATTTTAGATAGGGTAGAGGAATCTCAATCTAATAGAATTTGGATCGCTGTTGATGGGATGGGTGGAGATCATGCTCCTGGTCCAATTCTTGAGGGTTGTCTCGAAGCAATAAGCAGATTTCCAATAAATATAAAGTTTGTCGGCAATATTGAAAAAGTTAAAGATACAGCAGAAAAAACTGGTTTAGCAGAATTATTAGAAAATGAAATTGATAATCATCGTCTTGAATTAATTGATAGTGGAGAGCCTATTGGGATGAATGAAGAAGCTACTGCAGTTAGAAAAAGGAAAAATGCAAGTATTAACGTTGCAATGGATTTAGTTAGAAATAATAAAGCTGAAGCTGTCTACTCAGCTGGTAATTCAGGTGCCATGATGGCTTCCGCCATATTTAGAATTGGAAGATTGAAAGGGATAGATAGACCAGCTATAGGAGCATTATTCCCAACAAGGGATCAAACTCGCCCGGTATTGGTTTTAGATGTTGGTGCAAATACTGATTGCAAGCCATCTTATCTGCATCAATTTGCTCTTCTAGGTAACATTTATGCAAAAGATGTTTTACAAGTAAAAAAACCAAGAATTGGCCTACTAAATATTGGAGAAGAAGAATGCAAAGGTAATGATTTATCCCTAAAGACATTTGAATTATTATCTTCTGAAAAAAGTTTTGATTTTGGGGGTAATTGTGAAGGACGAGATGTATTATCAGGAAGTTTCGACGTAGTAGTCTGTGATGGATTTACTGGAAATATATTATTGAAATTTCTTGAATCTGTGGGAGGAGTTTTATTAGATATTTTGAGATCTGAGCTGCCACGAGGAAGACGGGGAAAAGTCGGTTCAGCTTTTTTAAAAAGTAATCTACTCAGAATTAAGAAAAGGTTAGATCATGCCGAACATGGAGGAGCTTTATTACTTGGGGTAAATGGAATTTGCGTTATTGGTCATGGAAGTAGCAAATCTTTATCAGTGGTTAGTGCTCTTCGCTTGGCTCACTCCGCAGTTAATCATGGTGTTATGGATAATTTAAATCAACTGCAAAAGCTTCAAGTTTTAAATTCATAA
- a CDS encoding molecular chaperone, producing MTNKLKKRENYSTLVIHSTDNSFGFGYRKNNNNESDELFIKKFDNDLCNNLINDLNKFISKENLQKINKLSVSIGPANFNASRLIVVLARTISQQINCPLDSFSSFEIMAKRIASKNNIFTNKKSFWIYKKLKRKGLIAGKYEICHNENNSSDLVIQETVLPKIVKALDFKELSFEAAYDDKKDLKELLDLSNKNLLNLNPDSWRKVLPLYPISPIN from the coding sequence ATGACAAATAAACTCAAAAAAAGAGAAAATTACTCTACATTAGTGATTCATAGCACAGACAATTCTTTTGGGTTTGGGTATAGAAAAAACAATAATAATGAATCTGATGAATTATTTATCAAAAAATTTGATAATGACCTCTGCAATAACTTAATTAATGATCTTAACAAATTCATTTCCAAAGAAAATTTACAAAAAATAAATAAGTTATCTGTCAGCATAGGGCCAGCAAATTTTAATGCTTCACGACTAATTGTAGTTTTAGCAAGAACTATCTCACAACAAATAAATTGTCCTTTAGATAGTTTTAGTTCATTTGAAATAATGGCAAAAAGAATTGCATCAAAAAATAATATCTTTACAAACAAAAAATCATTCTGGATTTACAAAAAATTGAAAAGGAAGGGTTTGATTGCAGGTAAATATGAAATTTGTCATAACGAAAACAACTCCTCGGATCTAGTCATTCAAGAAACAGTTTTACCAAAAATTGTCAAAGCACTTGATTTTAAAGAACTTTCTTTTGAAGCAGCTTACGATGATAAAAAAGATTTAAAAGAACTATTAGATTTATCAAATAAAAATTTATTAAATTTAAATCCAGATTCTTGGAGAAAAGTTTTACCTCTTTACCCTATTTCTCCAATTAACTAA
- the rpaB gene encoding response regulator transcription factor RpaB translates to MTLSSQTKETILVADDEASIRRILETRLSMIGYKVVTASDGKEALKLFKDYDPDLVVLDVMMPKLDGYGVCQELRKDSDVPIVMLTALGDVADRITGLELGADDYVVKPFSPKELEARIRCVLRRIDKEQIPGMPNSGLILVTDIKIDTNRRQVFKSDERIRLTGMEFSLLELLVSRSGEPFSRGEILKEVWGYTPERHVDTRVVDVHISRLRSKLEADPANPELILTARGTGYLFQRIVDISPFDGK, encoded by the coding sequence ATGACTCTATCTAGTCAAACTAAAGAAACTATACTTGTCGCAGATGACGAGGCAAGTATCAGAAGAATTCTGGAGACACGTCTCTCCATGATTGGCTACAAAGTTGTAACTGCAAGTGATGGTAAAGAAGCACTAAAGTTATTTAAGGATTATGACCCAGATTTAGTAGTGCTTGACGTCATGATGCCAAAGCTAGATGGTTATGGAGTTTGTCAAGAATTAAGGAAGGATTCTGATGTTCCAATAGTTATGTTAACTGCACTAGGAGATGTTGCAGATAGGATAACAGGTTTAGAATTAGGGGCTGATGATTATGTAGTGAAACCATTCAGCCCAAAGGAGTTAGAAGCTAGAATTAGGTGCGTTCTCAGAAGAATCGACAAAGAACAAATTCCTGGAATGCCAAATTCAGGATTAATTTTGGTAACGGACATAAAAATTGATACAAATCGAAGACAAGTTTTTAAAAGCGATGAGAGAATAAGATTAACTGGAATGGAATTTAGTCTCCTAGAGCTTTTGGTAAGTAGGTCTGGAGAGCCATTTAGTAGAGGAGAGATCTTGAAAGAAGTTTGGGGATATACCCCCGAGAGACATGTAGATACAAGAGTCGTGGATGTTCATATATCAAGATTAAGATCAAAACTTGAGGCTGATCCAGCAAATCCTGAATTAATTTTGACAGCAAGGGGTACAGGATATCTATTTCAACGGATTGTTGATATTTCTCCTTTTGATGGTAAGTAA
- the fabD gene encoding ACP S-malonyltransferase has translation MTVAWVFPGQGSQKIGMAKQIENLPNTKERFSYASEIFERNLFEICELNTEPTNPNIDLNNTRNTQICLFLVESILLDALKENGFKPTYVAGHSLGEITALYCADVFSFEDCVSLIKERSQLMVNAGKGSMAAVIGFDRNQLDLLVQKIDDVVIANDNSSSQVVLSGSSEALDNLSREISCKRFLKLNVSGAFHSPFMNEPSSKFSEYLKKIKFNNPSFPVISNYEPSICSDPSELKIRLEKQMCNGVRWRETMDLMAKDSDLQVVEIGPSNVLSGLVKRHIKNVKISQVSSSDQISY, from the coding sequence ATGACAGTTGCATGGGTATTCCCTGGACAGGGTTCGCAAAAAATTGGAATGGCAAAACAAATTGAAAATTTGCCCAACACAAAAGAGAGGTTTAGTTATGCATCTGAAATATTTGAGAGGAATTTATTTGAAATTTGTGAGTTAAATACTGAACCTACAAATCCTAATATTGACTTAAATAACACAAGAAATACACAAATTTGTCTTTTTTTAGTTGAATCAATTTTATTAGATGCATTAAAGGAAAATGGATTTAAACCAACTTATGTTGCTGGGCACAGTCTAGGAGAAATCACTGCACTATATTGTGCGGATGTTTTTTCATTCGAAGATTGTGTTTCTCTAATAAAAGAAAGGTCTCAATTAATGGTAAATGCTGGGAAAGGGTCTATGGCTGCAGTAATTGGTTTTGATAGAAATCAACTTGATTTATTAGTACAAAAAATTGATGATGTTGTAATTGCTAATGATAATAGCTCTTCCCAAGTTGTCTTATCAGGATCTTCTGAAGCATTAGATAATTTATCGAGAGAAATTTCTTGTAAAAGATTCTTGAAATTAAATGTTTCAGGTGCATTTCATTCGCCATTTATGAATGAACCTTCATCAAAATTTTCTGAGTATTTGAAAAAGATTAAATTCAATAATCCCTCTTTCCCTGTCATAAGCAATTATGAACCTTCAATTTGTAGTGACCCAAGTGAGCTTAAAATCAGATTAGAAAAGCAAATGTGTAATGGAGTGAGGTGGCGAGAAACTATGGACTTAATGGCAAAAGATAGTGATCTTCAGGTTGTTGAAATTGGCCCTTCTAATGTACTAAGCGGTTTAGTAAAAAGACATATTAAAAATGTAAAAATTTCTCAAGTTTCATCTTCTGATCAAATATCTTATTAA